In Symmachiella dynata, the following are encoded in one genomic region:
- a CDS encoding DUF1501 domain-containing protein, translating to MLRILGSRTQLCDGVTRRELMRVGGLSLFGGMTLPRLLAAASPSPAAPVGGSAKSVILLNLLGGPSQMDMFDMKPHAPVEVRGEFQPIDTSLPGLQICEHLPNTARYMHQATIVRTVTHTYNAHNPLAMMTGFTGGANNQLAPEPTDPPDIGAICQYLNMGPREMPGAVCLPCFPGFGERTMYPGIRRPGPYGGFLGHRYDPLFGECDPKFDREPSVNYYDPVRPMGAPTLPALDVLPEMSVDRLDRRLSMLQKLDGAFAQAESSPAIARMDEVQQRALAMLSTSKVRDAFDLDREPDALRDQYGRHMMGSSLLVARRLVEAGVPFISVHAEIFGRYGHSYDMHENNFGMLKNENLPVLDMVYPALIEDLEQRGLLDSTLVVVMGEMGRSPRVNAKAGRDHWPQCGFSLLTGGGVRRGMIFGSTDKQAAYPTSHPVSPGDIVATIYHLLGIDPHLMVPDRTNRPIAIAHGGNVITDIVA from the coding sequence ATGCTACGAATTCTCGGCAGCCGTACACAACTTTGCGATGGTGTGACGCGACGCGAATTGATGCGCGTCGGCGGGCTCTCGCTGTTCGGCGGCATGACGTTGCCCCGCCTCTTGGCAGCCGCAAGCCCCTCTCCGGCCGCTCCCGTTGGTGGTTCTGCCAAGTCGGTGATCTTGCTGAACTTGCTGGGCGGTCCGAGTCAGATGGACATGTTCGACATGAAACCGCACGCGCCGGTGGAAGTCCGCGGCGAGTTTCAGCCTATCGACACCTCGTTGCCGGGTTTGCAGATCTGCGAACATTTGCCCAATACCGCGCGGTACATGCATCAGGCGACCATCGTGCGGACGGTCACCCACACCTACAACGCACACAATCCGTTGGCCATGATGACCGGCTTCACCGGCGGAGCCAACAATCAACTCGCCCCGGAACCGACCGACCCACCCGATATCGGCGCCATCTGCCAGTACCTGAATATGGGGCCACGGGAAATGCCAGGCGCGGTGTGCTTGCCCTGTTTTCCCGGATTCGGCGAACGGACAATGTACCCCGGTATCCGCCGCCCGGGACCGTATGGGGGTTTCTTGGGGCATCGCTACGATCCGTTGTTCGGGGAATGCGATCCGAAATTTGATCGCGAACCGAGTGTGAATTACTACGATCCGGTCCGCCCGATGGGAGCGCCGACACTGCCGGCGCTCGATGTCTTACCAGAGATGAGTGTCGATCGTCTTGACCGCCGTTTGTCGATGCTGCAAAAACTGGACGGTGCGTTCGCGCAAGCGGAATCGTCGCCGGCGATTGCTCGTATGGATGAAGTCCAGCAACGCGCGCTGGCCATGCTCTCCACCAGCAAGGTCCGAGATGCCTTTGATCTCGACCGCGAACCGGACGCATTGCGCGATCAATATGGTCGACACATGATGGGCTCCAGCTTGCTGGTCGCGCGTCGATTGGTCGAAGCAGGGGTGCCGTTTATCAGCGTGCACGCCGAAATCTTTGGCCGCTATGGGCATTCCTACGACATGCATGAAAACAATTTCGGCATGCTCAAAAACGAAAACCTGCCGGTACTCGACATGGTCTACCCGGCCCTGATTGAAGACCTCGAACAACGCGGGCTGCTGGATTCGACCCTGGTTGTCGTCATGGGAGAAATGGGGCGTTCTCCACGGGTGAACGCTAAAGCGGGCCGGGACCATTGGCCGCAGTGCGGATTCAGCCTGCTCACCGGGGGTGGAGTCCGTCGCGGCATGATCTTCGGCAGCACTGACAAGCAAGCGGCCTATCCGACCAGCCACCCCGTTTCGCCGGGCGATATTGTTGCCACAATCTACCATTTGCTGGGCATCGACCCGCATTTGATGGTTCCCGACCGCACGAACCGGCCAATTGCGATTGCCCACGGCGGCAATGTGATCACCGATATTGTGGCATAA
- a CDS encoding hydroxypyruvate isomerase family protein has translation MSVIDRRAFLGTAAAAGFVTAQSANATEEVSAEELSQLGRTPHTKFAVNIEMWWKKLPFLERIKQAAAFGYPAYEFWPWERQDIDAMAALSQELGIECAQFTAWGFSPGLNDPKNHANFVKKIEEGCAAAKKLNCKKMTVVGGNDQPGMTQQEMHENIITGLKLAAPIAEANDIMLILEAMNIRVDHKGHCLYGSPPSIHICNEVGSPHVKINWDLYHMQITEGDLCGHLREGMKAGQIGYLQLADTPGRNEPGTGEIHYNRVLKEAYDLGYRDFLGLECRPKTTELAAAQGVAAADVW, from the coding sequence ATGTCCGTGATTGATCGCCGCGCCTTTTTGGGAACCGCCGCTGCCGCGGGGTTTGTGACCGCCCAGTCGGCCAATGCAACTGAAGAGGTCTCTGCTGAAGAGCTTAGCCAATTGGGTCGCACCCCACACACAAAATTCGCCGTCAACATCGAAATGTGGTGGAAGAAGCTGCCCTTCCTGGAACGGATCAAACAAGCAGCCGCGTTCGGTTATCCCGCGTATGAATTCTGGCCCTGGGAGCGTCAAGACATCGACGCGATGGCCGCGCTGAGTCAAGAATTGGGCATTGAGTGCGCCCAGTTTACTGCCTGGGGATTTAGTCCCGGACTGAACGACCCTAAGAACCATGCCAACTTCGTCAAGAAAATTGAAGAGGGATGCGCAGCGGCGAAAAAGCTCAATTGCAAAAAGATGACCGTCGTCGGCGGCAACGACCAACCCGGCATGACGCAGCAGGAGATGCACGAGAATATCATCACCGGCCTGAAGTTGGCTGCCCCCATCGCCGAAGCCAACGACATCATGCTGATTCTGGAAGCGATGAATATCCGCGTCGATCACAAAGGGCATTGCCTGTACGGCAGCCCGCCATCGATTCATATTTGCAACGAAGTCGGATCGCCGCATGTGAAGATCAATTGGGATCTCTACCACATGCAGATCACCGAAGGGGACTTGTGTGGGCATTTGCGAGAAGGGATGAAAGCGGGACAGATCGGATATCTGCAGTTGGCCGACACCCCCGGTCGCAATGAACCGGGAACCGGCGAGATTCACTACAATCGCGTCCTGAAGGAAGCCTATGACTTAGGTTACCGCGATTTTCTGGGTCTGGAATGCCGCCCCAAAACCACAGAATTAGCTGCTGCACAAGGGGTTGCCGCAGCCGACGTTTGGTAA
- a CDS encoding vWA domain-containing protein, which yields MTQSTLNVRAADPPGTASATKRGAAYTRSKWRLPRGKSARAWIASLAFHLGLMLLLGSVTYVATQEFKAAEIESTFDQPEPRREFETVIQADAIGNDSDMQSQANSAAMAAMAGQNPKTNLDEQLKELDEADFTLPDVIESPAMADLIERVEVSGEFSDIVGGVEGALDRLVAEIRQSLQERKTLVVWLFDASGSLKERRTAIADRFENIYSQLGQLQEQDDPPLKTVVASFGERHTFITDKPVDDIGKMTDAVRDIVMDESGTENVYATVRDAAQKYYKYRTRAGYNVMIVVVTDERGDDEALLDSVIKFNRRYGIRTYTIGNASTFGRELGYVTWTYPDNSTKQFPVHQGPETAMAERLRLSFWGGSNRDMVLSSGHGPYGLTRLSAETGGLFLITDDVVGGAKFDKAVMRNYRPDYVSRAEYERRVSQNKAKMALVQAAALTKNERDGAINVPRTEFRADSDNILRQQMTESQKPMAKLTYQLDQILSILETGEADREKITEPRWQAGYDLAIGRALAMKVRSLGYNSVLAEMKGQPRKFSDPKNDQWALIPSDQIISGARVKKLAGRARTYLTRIIDEHPNTPWSLLAERELSQPLGWQWVERSVGYAKMDERMRQAGENKPPRDEAALKKREQLQRDGPKGL from the coding sequence GTGACGCAAAGCACGCTAAACGTCCGTGCGGCCGATCCCCCAGGGACGGCTTCCGCTACAAAGCGCGGTGCGGCTTATACCCGCTCAAAATGGCGGCTTCCCCGCGGCAAAAGTGCCCGCGCTTGGATCGCCAGTCTCGCGTTTCATCTGGGGCTGATGCTGCTGTTAGGCAGCGTCACTTATGTCGCCACGCAGGAATTCAAAGCGGCCGAAATCGAGAGTACGTTCGATCAACCAGAGCCGCGACGTGAATTCGAAACGGTGATACAGGCCGACGCCATCGGAAATGATTCCGATATGCAGTCTCAAGCCAACTCGGCAGCGATGGCCGCGATGGCCGGACAAAACCCAAAGACGAATCTGGATGAGCAGCTCAAGGAACTTGATGAGGCCGATTTTACCTTACCGGATGTGATCGAAAGTCCCGCCATGGCGGACTTGATTGAGCGGGTCGAAGTCAGTGGTGAATTTTCGGATATCGTCGGCGGTGTCGAGGGAGCTCTGGACCGGTTGGTTGCTGAAATTCGGCAGTCGTTGCAAGAGCGCAAGACACTCGTGGTTTGGTTGTTCGATGCCTCCGGTTCGCTCAAAGAACGACGCACGGCGATTGCCGATCGTTTTGAAAACATCTATTCGCAATTGGGCCAACTCCAAGAACAAGACGACCCGCCGCTGAAGACGGTGGTCGCTTCGTTTGGTGAACGGCACACCTTCATCACCGACAAACCGGTCGACGACATCGGCAAGATGACGGATGCTGTGCGTGACATCGTCATGGATGAGTCGGGAACAGAAAATGTTTACGCCACCGTGCGCGACGCGGCGCAAAAGTATTACAAATATCGCACGCGCGCCGGTTACAATGTGATGATCGTCGTAGTGACCGACGAACGCGGGGACGACGAAGCTCTGCTGGACAGCGTGATCAAATTCAATCGCCGGTATGGCATCCGCACCTACACGATCGGTAACGCCTCCACCTTCGGCCGCGAGTTGGGATATGTCACATGGACTTACCCAGACAATTCCACCAAACAATTTCCCGTGCACCAAGGGCCGGAGACCGCGATGGCGGAGCGGTTGCGGCTCAGTTTTTGGGGAGGATCGAATCGCGACATGGTACTGTCGTCAGGACACGGTCCTTACGGGCTGACGCGGTTGAGCGCGGAAACCGGCGGGTTGTTCCTGATCACCGATGACGTCGTCGGGGGTGCCAAATTTGACAAAGCGGTCATGAGAAACTACCGGCCCGACTACGTCTCTCGCGCCGAATACGAACGCCGCGTGTCGCAAAACAAAGCCAAAATGGCATTGGTCCAAGCAGCCGCCCTGACGAAAAACGAACGTGATGGCGCGATCAACGTCCCCCGAACAGAGTTCCGCGCCGACAGCGACAACATCCTGCGGCAACAGATGACCGAATCTCAAAAACCGATGGCCAAACTGACGTATCAGTTGGATCAGATTTTGAGCATTTTGGAAACCGGCGAAGCAGATCGCGAGAAGATCACTGAGCCGCGCTGGCAGGCTGGCTACGATTTGGCAATTGGCCGCGCGCTGGCCATGAAGGTTCGTAGTTTGGGTTACAACTCCGTGTTGGCCGAAATGAAGGGCCAGCCGCGTAAATTCTCTGACCCCAAGAACGACCAATGGGCGCTCATCCCCTCGGACCAAATCATCTCCGGCGCCCGCGTGAAAAAACTAGCAGGCCGTGCCCGCACGTATCTAACACGCATTATTGACGAACACCCCAATACCCCTTGGAGCTTGTTGGCCGAACGCGAACTTTCACAGCCGCTCGGTTGGCAATGGGTTGAGCGCAGTGTGGGCTATGCCAAAATGGATGAACGCATGCGTCAAGCAGGTGAAAACAAACCGCCGCGCGATGAAGCGGCACTGAAGAAGCGCGAACAGCTTCAACGCGATGGACCGAAAGGGCTGTGA
- a CDS encoding vWA domain-containing protein yields MRQKREASALITSLAVHLLILAALFMVQYAVVQQIEEIDIQTVFEDHERQQQEFNRPLEAETEISNSAAAIAGGVVSDTIGGVDANLTAKKSIEESTKLDTPDFQANLAPPLPGIEEMGDQLEDGGEVNGEPGAAVSGYGVAMSRMTDELRRLMREGKGLLVVWLFDESESMQNDQKMIRDEFHKIYEELRIVEEQGKRAAKNQDAPILTAMHSFGKGITDLTKKPTSNEIVIKAAIDKIKVDESGEENMSGAISYVIDKYSTIANRGNRRLILVIVSDESGDDGEAFDLTLVKAKKAHAPCYILGRESIFGYPYARVRWKDPEFGLTHWLRIRRGPETAYPESLQYDGLHGRWDAQSAGFGPYEQVRLAKESGGIFFILPSEEENLVTTQHGEERKFRFEAIREYAPDLEPRKQYEAERDSSEFRRTIWDMVVKLNPHRDKDLNIKEIWYSNDHEEFRKQANIYFGRALRAMGMLNEAIKTLDSIEHLREKESSPRWRANYDLAAAQVLAYRVRLFQYMLAMDKHAKEAPEPKNPKNNRWNLRRTKKMLPPDEEQVKKTKVDMNELNEQLAMAQDRFRHVIHEHAGTPWAYRAKYEMDQGFGMEFFETFRDPRYDELTVELPKQ; encoded by the coding sequence ATGCGTCAAAAACGAGAAGCCTCAGCTTTGATCACCTCCCTGGCGGTGCATCTTTTGATTTTGGCTGCACTTTTTATGGTGCAGTATGCGGTGGTTCAACAGATCGAAGAGATCGACATTCAAACGGTGTTCGAAGATCATGAACGCCAGCAGCAAGAGTTCAACCGCCCTCTAGAGGCGGAGACTGAAATCTCCAACTCTGCGGCCGCCATAGCCGGCGGCGTGGTGAGCGACACCATCGGCGGTGTCGATGCCAACCTGACCGCAAAAAAATCGATTGAGGAATCCACCAAGCTTGATACTCCCGATTTCCAGGCGAATCTTGCGCCACCGCTTCCGGGCATTGAGGAGATGGGCGACCAATTGGAGGACGGAGGAGAAGTGAACGGCGAGCCCGGCGCTGCCGTCTCAGGCTATGGCGTGGCAATGAGCCGTATGACAGATGAGCTGCGACGACTGATGCGTGAAGGGAAGGGGCTGCTGGTCGTCTGGCTGTTTGACGAGTCCGAAAGCATGCAGAATGACCAAAAGATGATTCGCGACGAATTCCACAAGATCTATGAAGAGCTGCGGATCGTCGAAGAGCAGGGCAAGCGCGCTGCCAAAAATCAGGACGCGCCAATTCTGACAGCCATGCATAGTTTCGGCAAAGGAATCACAGACCTGACCAAAAAGCCGACCTCCAATGAAATCGTGATCAAAGCGGCGATCGACAAAATCAAAGTGGACGAAAGTGGCGAAGAAAATATGAGCGGCGCCATCTCATACGTCATCGACAAGTATTCGACTATCGCCAATCGTGGCAATCGGCGATTGATCCTCGTCATTGTTTCGGATGAATCGGGAGATGACGGGGAAGCCTTTGACCTCACGCTGGTCAAGGCTAAAAAGGCCCATGCTCCCTGCTACATTCTCGGCCGCGAATCGATCTTCGGGTATCCCTATGCCCGAGTGCGTTGGAAGGATCCCGAATTTGGGCTGACGCATTGGCTGAGGATTCGCCGCGGCCCCGAAACTGCTTATCCCGAATCATTACAATATGATGGTTTGCACGGCCGCTGGGACGCACAATCCGCCGGATTTGGCCCCTATGAGCAGGTCCGGCTGGCCAAGGAGTCGGGTGGAATCTTTTTCATTCTTCCCAGCGAAGAGGAAAATCTGGTTACGACCCAACATGGCGAGGAGCGAAAATTCCGTTTTGAGGCAATCAGAGAATATGCACCAGACCTGGAACCCAGGAAACAGTACGAAGCCGAGCGGGACAGCAGCGAGTTTCGTCGCACAATCTGGGATATGGTGGTCAAACTCAATCCACACCGCGACAAAGATTTGAACATTAAAGAGATTTGGTACAGCAACGACCACGAGGAATTCCGTAAGCAAGCCAATATTTATTTCGGCCGCGCGCTCCGCGCTATGGGTATGCTCAACGAAGCGATCAAAACTCTGGATAGCATCGAACACTTGCGTGAAAAGGAAAGCTCACCTCGCTGGCGGGCTAATTACGATCTGGCTGCAGCGCAGGTCCTGGCCTATCGCGTGCGGTTATTTCAATACATGCTCGCGATGGACAAACATGCCAAGGAAGCCCCCGAACCGAAGAATCCCAAGAACAACCGCTGGAACCTTCGCCGCACCAAGAAAATGCTGCCCCCGGATGAAGAACAGGTCAAAAAAACAAAAGTCGACATGAACGAACTCAACGAACAGTTGGCGATGGCCCAAGACCGCTTTCGGCACGTCATCCATGAACATGCCGGCACCCCCTGGGCCTACCGGGCCAAATACGAAATGGACCAAGGCTTCGGCATGGAGTTTTTTGAAACGTTCCGCGACCCGCGTTACGATGAACTCACCGTTGAATTGCCAAAACAATAA
- a CDS encoding bile acid:sodium symporter family protein, with translation MKQFFLKKWFLIGLAVTITGGILNGWQRPQGIESITEFVHPRWLTGFVLFLMSITLDSRQLRASFRAPAPVLLAVGLNYLVVPAAAWALMSIQLSEDFRFGLMIAGSVPCTMAAASVWTRKARGNDAVSLLVTMSTNAICFIVTPLWLNTAIPTGAAHLDAWEMVRRLVETVLIPCSAGQLLRQWGVVAGFATRAKTVLGVVAQSLVLVLVLFAALKSGRNLAVTNAQMSLLAVAVVWASCVGIHTTVLFAGRFFSGKLGFTAADGKAVAIAGSQKTLPIGVYIATDPAMFGAFPFAVFPMLMYHASQLFVDTAVADRWAAEADAAPAESATAAEK, from the coding sequence ATGAAACAATTCTTCCTCAAAAAATGGTTCCTGATCGGGCTGGCGGTGACGATCACCGGTGGGATTCTGAACGGCTGGCAGCGTCCGCAGGGGATTGAGAGTATCACCGAATTTGTGCATCCGCGGTGGCTGACCGGGTTTGTGTTGTTTTTGATGTCAATCACGCTCGACAGTCGGCAGCTGCGTGCATCGTTTCGCGCGCCTGCTCCGGTGCTGTTGGCTGTGGGGCTGAATTACCTCGTCGTACCGGCCGCGGCCTGGGCGCTGATGTCGATACAACTCTCTGAGGACTTTCGTTTTGGTCTGATGATTGCCGGGAGCGTCCCCTGTACGATGGCGGCCGCTTCGGTCTGGACACGCAAGGCTCGGGGAAACGACGCCGTGTCGTTGTTGGTCACGATGTCGACCAATGCCATCTGCTTTATCGTCACGCCGCTGTGGCTCAATACGGCGATCCCCACCGGTGCTGCCCATTTGGATGCCTGGGAAATGGTCCGCCGGTTGGTCGAAACGGTGCTGATCCCCTGCTCTGCTGGACAACTGCTTCGCCAATGGGGAGTTGTCGCAGGCTTTGCCACCCGCGCGAAGACAGTGCTGGGCGTTGTTGCCCAGTCGTTGGTGTTAGTGCTCGTGCTGTTTGCGGCGCTGAAATCGGGCCGGAATTTAGCCGTAACCAACGCTCAGATGAGCCTGTTGGCCGTGGCTGTGGTCTGGGCCAGCTGCGTTGGGATTCACACAACCGTGCTGTTTGCGGGCCGGTTTTTCTCCGGGAAGTTGGGCTTTACGGCTGCGGATGGCAAGGCGGTGGCGATTGCGGGTAGCCAAAAGACGTTACCGATTGGCGTCTACATTGCGACCGACCCGGCGATGTTCGGGGCATTCCCGTTTGCCGTGTTTCCGATGCTGATGTATCACGCATCGCAATTGTTTGTCGACACGGCGGTTGCCGACCGTTGGGCCGCGGAGGCCGACGCGGCCCCGGCCGAATCTGCGACTGCCGCGGAGAAATGA
- a CDS encoding DUF1573 domain-containing protein: protein MTVRYSRAKMKLALATALIPLVCSIAAHASAPLARPFAVNPSPASLAFTQYLVDKGLVDPTAEENARYGFVNRGNTPVIMTKISVSCGCLKPEVIVGDQRFRPNDQDELLLPIPPGEQGMILLRVQMANQEPGAHEYTLTVETRPARSKESQSTDLAFQLRVPDRGVTVRPASMVLYHNGGRIEEQSITVTDMRPDHFRVEGVSCDSDLVQLRIEDAVADENGFRRIPIKLAVSDHVPPGKNVTVVRIFTDDPEYPELRVPLWIYGPKQPNAQISTGEAPAKH from the coding sequence ATGACGGTACGCTATTCTCGCGCGAAAATGAAACTGGCATTGGCCACGGCTTTGATTCCGCTCGTCTGTTCAATCGCCGCCCATGCCTCCGCACCTTTGGCGAGACCGTTCGCGGTCAATCCCTCCCCGGCGTCGCTGGCATTTACGCAATATCTGGTCGACAAAGGACTGGTCGATCCCACAGCCGAGGAAAATGCAAGATACGGATTCGTGAATCGCGGGAATACGCCCGTGATCATGACCAAAATCTCTGTCAGCTGCGGTTGTTTGAAACCGGAAGTGATCGTCGGCGATCAGCGATTTCGCCCCAATGATCAAGACGAACTACTGCTCCCGATTCCCCCCGGCGAACAAGGCATGATCCTGCTCCGCGTGCAGATGGCCAATCAAGAACCGGGCGCCCATGAGTACACACTCACCGTCGAAACCCGCCCCGCGCGTTCCAAGGAATCACAAAGCACGGACCTGGCCTTTCAACTCCGCGTCCCGGACCGCGGTGTGACCGTCAGGCCCGCCAGTATGGTTTTATATCACAATGGCGGCCGAATTGAGGAACAATCGATTACCGTAACCGACATGCGCCCCGATCACTTTCGGGTCGAGGGAGTCAGCTGTGACTCCGATCTTGTCCAATTACGCATCGAAGATGCTGTCGCCGATGAAAACGGCTTCCGCCGGATTCCCATCAAACTGGCAGTCAGCGATCACGTCCCGCCAGGTAAAAATGTCACGGTGGTACGAATCTTCACCGACGATCCAGAATATCCCGAGCTACGCGTGCCGCTGTGGATTTATGGGCCCAAGCAACCGAACGCACAGATCTCCACCGGCGAGGCACCGGCGAAGCACTAG
- a CDS encoding cation diffusion facilitator family transporter, translated as MSRNCFFYHNHFLPVQTIKINNNVDPHREFPDPVGLPETVDLARATRTSRLVGVSTIGVVVRLLIIGIELAGVWVWGYSVLLVDAVASLADVVASVAIIIAIKIAERPPDEDHPFGHGRFEPLAGMQMGILICMLGGGVIGQQFFAVFTEAPAGNVNVWVAAIPLAAAVIFELICRMILRIGRREHSTALISEAYHYRVDGITSLLAAIGLLVASAIPQFSNLVDHIGAMLLAAIMLGLGATAVWQNVHQLLDRVPDSEWFQRVRASAEKVEGVLDVEKVRMQCAGPDAHVDIDIEVDPLQTVSEAHVITQHVRAQIQTDWPAVRDVVVHVEPYFDGDH; from the coding sequence TTGTCCCGAAATTGTTTTTTCTATCACAACCATTTTTTGCCAGTGCAAACAATTAAAATCAATAACAATGTCGATCCGCATCGCGAATTCCCGGATCCGGTGGGGCTGCCTGAAACCGTGGACCTTGCGCGGGCGACCCGTACATCACGTCTGGTGGGAGTTTCCACGATTGGCGTGGTCGTCCGGTTGTTGATCATCGGTATTGAATTGGCCGGGGTTTGGGTGTGGGGCTATTCGGTCTTGCTGGTTGATGCGGTCGCATCGCTGGCGGATGTGGTGGCGAGTGTCGCCATCATTATTGCTATCAAAATTGCCGAGCGACCTCCCGATGAGGACCATCCCTTCGGGCACGGTCGCTTTGAACCGCTGGCCGGAATGCAGATGGGGATTCTGATTTGCATGCTGGGGGGCGGAGTGATCGGACAGCAGTTCTTTGCCGTCTTCACCGAAGCCCCTGCGGGCAATGTGAATGTCTGGGTGGCTGCGATTCCATTGGCGGCCGCCGTGATCTTCGAATTGATTTGCCGCATGATATTGCGGATCGGTCGTCGCGAGCACAGTACCGCACTCATCTCCGAGGCGTACCATTACCGCGTCGATGGAATCACCAGTTTATTGGCTGCCATTGGATTGCTGGTGGCCAGTGCGATTCCGCAATTCAGCAATTTGGTCGACCATATTGGAGCCATGCTCCTGGCGGCGATCATGCTGGGCTTGGGAGCGACCGCTGTCTGGCAAAACGTACATCAACTGCTCGACCGCGTCCCCGACTCAGAATGGTTTCAGCGGGTGCGGGCGTCGGCGGAAAAAGTCGAAGGAGTGTTGGACGTCGAAAAAGTGCGGATGCAGTGTGCCGGTCCGGATGCGCATGTCGATATTGATATCGAAGTCGATCCGCTGCAAACCGTTAGTGAGGCGCACGTTATCACGCAACACGTCCGTGCTCAAATCCAAACCGACTGGCCCGCCGTCCGCGATGTGGTTGTCCACGTCGAACCCTATTTCGACGGCGACCACTAA
- a CDS encoding putative metallopeptidase: protein MTKRLKNNQRDAQIILPRRPRPVEKGFSTNMANRGFDFSWAMEQLCRDIVGRLDEFSHVRMDQVAVTFAQARRRVPYGLQAKLTPMRFEGGSLTTSRYGREWTVQRLYDHSGENEYLYILTFYLPRFLDHDFREKMITIVHELHHISPHFDGDIRRHSGRYHVHSHSQKEYDAMCARLVDQYLKQKPPAAQHQFLKTNFRKLAKQHGGVVGIRLPVPKLIPLQESA from the coding sequence ATGACAAAAAGGCTGAAGAATAATCAACGCGACGCGCAGATCATCCTGCCGCGTCGCCCCCGCCCAGTTGAGAAAGGATTCTCAACGAATATGGCCAACCGCGGTTTTGACTTTAGCTGGGCAATGGAACAACTCTGCCGCGACATCGTTGGCAGGCTTGATGAATTCTCGCATGTGCGGATGGACCAAGTGGCCGTCACCTTCGCGCAAGCCCGCCGCCGCGTCCCTTATGGACTGCAGGCCAAACTGACCCCCATGCGCTTCGAAGGGGGATCGCTGACGACCTCCCGCTATGGCCGGGAATGGACCGTCCAGCGACTGTACGATCACAGCGGCGAAAATGAGTATCTCTATATACTCACGTTCTACCTGCCGCGGTTTTTGGATCACGACTTTCGTGAGAAGATGATCACGATCGTCCACGAATTGCACCACATCAGCCCCCACTTCGACGGAGACATCCGCCGACATTCCGGTCGGTACCACGTGCATTCGCACAGCCAAAAAGAATACGACGCGATGTGCGCCCGCTTGGTGGATCAATACTTAAAGCAAAAGCCGCCCGCCGCGCAGCACCAGTTCCTGAAAACCAACTTTCGCAAACTCGCCAAACAACACGGCGGAGTCGTCGGCATCCGCCTGCCGGTGCCCAAGTTGATTCCGTTGCAGGAATCGGCGTGA
- a CDS encoding DNA-directed RNA polymerase subunit alpha gives MRIRWRGLELPSKVCPELDVASPTYGKFVAEPFERGFGVTIGNSLRRILLSSLEGAALTKVKIQGVQHEFTTIPGVVEDVTDVVLNLKSLVLKNHSGDTKTLRIERHERGVVTGADIITDDTVEVISKDMVIATMTDDVPFVMELTAQTGRGYVSASEQYEMETEVGVIPLDALYSPVVRVRYKIEDTRVGQKTNYDKLILEIWTDGTVTPEMALVEAAKILRKHLNPFVTYREPGPELPPDASLKQMMEATGYAPVDTELEEKLNQSLAELNLSVRATNCLESEGINTVRDLVSRTEDQLLQVRNFGETTLTEVRERLDAINLRLGMRVPQGAPGMPAGM, from the coding sequence ATGCGAATTCGTTGGCGTGGTTTGGAGCTTCCGAGCAAGGTCTGTCCCGAATTGGACGTGGCCAGCCCGACTTACGGCAAATTTGTCGCCGAACCATTTGAGCGTGGTTTCGGTGTTACGATTGGCAACAGCCTGCGGCGGATTTTGCTATCCAGCCTCGAAGGCGCTGCCTTGACGAAAGTCAAAATCCAAGGTGTGCAGCACGAGTTCACCACGATCCCCGGTGTTGTCGAGGATGTGACCGACGTGGTGTTGAACCTCAAGTCGCTCGTCCTCAAGAATCACTCCGGTGATACAAAAACACTCCGCATCGAGCGTCACGAACGTGGTGTGGTGACCGGTGCTGATATCATTACCGATGATACGGTTGAAGTCATCAGTAAGGATATGGTGATCGCCACCATGACCGACGACGTTCCGTTTGTGATGGAACTGACGGCACAAACCGGTCGCGGATACGTTTCAGCCAGCGAACAGTACGAGATGGAAACCGAAGTCGGTGTCATTCCGCTCGATGCTCTGTATTCGCCGGTTGTGCGGGTACGTTACAAAATCGAAGACACACGCGTTGGTCAAAAGACCAACTACGACAAACTGATTTTAGAGATCTGGACCGATGGTACGGTCACGCCGGAAATGGCGTTGGTCGAAGCGGCCAAGATTCTCCGCAAGCACCTCAACCCGTTTGTGACCTATCGCGAACCGGGTCCCGAGTTGCCGCCGGACGCCAGTTTGAAACAAATGATGGAAGCGACCGGTTACGCTCCCGTCGATACGGAACTGGAAGAAAAGCTGAACCAGTCGTTGGCCGAATTGAACCTCTCAGTTCGTGCAACCAACTGTCTGGAATCCGAAGGAATCAATACCGTGCGGGATTTGGTGTCTCGAACGGAAGACCAATTGTTGCAAGTCCGCAATTTCGGCGAAACCACTTTGACCGAAGTTCGCGAACGGCTGGATGCCATCAACTTGCGATTGGGGATGCGTGTGCCGCAAGGCGCACCCGGCATGCCCGCTGGTATGTAA